From Micromonospora rhizosphaerae, the proteins below share one genomic window:
- the glpK gene encoding glycerol kinase GlpK, with amino-acid sequence MADFVGAVDQGTTSTRFMIFDHGGNEVGRHQLEHQQILAQAGWVEHNPLEIWERTQTVIQTAMNARGLAASDLAALGITNQRETTVVWNRRTGRPYYNAIVWQDTRTDRIAAALEREGKGDVIRRKAGLPPATYFSAGKIQWILENVDGVREAAERGEAVFGNTDTWLLWNLTGGIEGGVHVTDPTNASRTMLMNLETLDWDDELLSFFNIPRAMLPQIRPSSDPRSYGSTAPHGPFTGPVPLTGDLGDQQAATVGQVCFAPGEGKNTYGTGNFMLLNTGTEIVRSKAGLLTTVCYQFGAEAPVYALEGSIAVTGSAVQWLRDQLKIISSAAQSEILASQVEDNGGVYFVPAFSGLFAPYWRSDARGAIVGLSRFNTDAHIARATLESICYQSRDVAEAMEQDSGVHLECLKVDGGVTVNDLCMQMQADILGVPVSRPVVAETTALGAAYAAGLAVGLWKNTDELRENWNESRRWQPAWSPEQRENGYARWKKAVQRTLDWVDVD; translated from the coding sequence ATGGCTGACTTCGTCGGCGCCGTAGACCAGGGCACCACCAGCACGCGCTTCATGATCTTTGATCACGGCGGCAACGAGGTCGGCCGCCACCAGCTCGAACACCAGCAGATCCTGGCGCAGGCCGGCTGGGTGGAGCACAATCCCCTGGAGATCTGGGAGCGGACCCAGACGGTCATTCAGACCGCGATGAACGCCCGCGGCCTGGCCGCCTCCGACCTCGCCGCGCTCGGCATCACCAACCAGCGCGAGACCACTGTGGTGTGGAACCGCCGGACCGGCCGGCCCTACTACAACGCCATCGTCTGGCAGGACACCCGCACCGACCGCATCGCTGCGGCCCTCGAACGCGAGGGCAAGGGCGACGTCATCCGGCGCAAAGCCGGCCTCCCGCCGGCGACGTACTTCTCCGCCGGGAAGATCCAGTGGATCCTCGAGAACGTCGACGGGGTGCGCGAGGCCGCCGAGCGCGGCGAGGCGGTCTTCGGCAACACCGACACCTGGCTGCTGTGGAACCTCACCGGCGGCATCGAGGGCGGGGTGCACGTCACCGACCCCACCAACGCCAGCCGCACCATGCTCATGAACCTGGAGACGCTGGACTGGGACGACGAATTGCTGTCGTTCTTCAACATCCCCCGCGCCATGCTGCCGCAGATCCGGCCGTCGTCCGACCCGCGCTCGTACGGGAGCACGGCGCCGCACGGCCCGTTCACCGGCCCGGTCCCGCTCACCGGCGACCTGGGTGACCAGCAGGCCGCTACGGTCGGGCAGGTCTGCTTCGCCCCCGGCGAGGGGAAGAACACCTATGGCACGGGCAACTTCATGCTCCTCAACACCGGTACGGAGATCGTGCGGTCGAAGGCGGGGCTGCTCACCACGGTGTGCTACCAGTTCGGCGCGGAGGCGCCGGTGTACGCGCTCGAAGGCTCGATCGCGGTCACCGGCTCGGCCGTGCAGTGGCTGCGCGACCAGCTAAAGATCATCAGCAGCGCCGCCCAGAGCGAGATCCTGGCCAGCCAGGTGGAGGACAACGGCGGGGTGTACTTCGTGCCTGCGTTCTCCGGCCTGTTCGCCCCGTACTGGCGCTCCGACGCCCGCGGCGCGATCGTCGGCCTCTCCCGGTTCAACACCGACGCCCACATCGCCCGGGCAACCCTCGAGTCCATCTGCTACCAGAGCCGCGACGTGGCCGAGGCCATGGAGCAGGACTCCGGGGTGCACCTGGAGTGTCTCAAGGTCGACGGCGGCGTCACCGTCAACGACCTGTGCATGCAGATGCAGGCGGACATCCTCGGCGTGCCGGTCAGCCGGCCGGTGGTCGCCGAGACCACCGCGCTCGGCGCGGCGTACGCCGCCGGCCTCGCCGTCGGGCTCTGGAAGAACACCGACGAGCTGCGCGAGAACTGGAACGAGAGCCGGCGCTGGCAGCCGGCCTGGTCGCCGGAGCAGCGCGAGAACGGCTACGCCCGATGGAAGAAGGCGGTCCAGCGCACCCTCGACTGGGTCGACGTGGACTGA
- a CDS encoding GGDEF domain-containing protein — protein sequence MNERRRRMQLGAALHVVSHGVGVIYCLMTLRQPNRDLMLAAYGCGMGAGTAGLWAARTVTTKAAGYRVSFAILLVTLIVASSSVHWDGGAASPAALGFVTTAVFVASYMPHLRLMIALEALTVGSYLAVAVTGEPTRPGHLFIYVAAMVVLISVCSTQARKLARQRSQLRSLATLDPLTGALNRRGLAEFTEPLFRRRCRPGPSILCLDLDDFKLVNDRLGHAAGDELLRWIVAATREVLRAEDAIARVGGDEFVVVLVDADEATARTVMTRIDAAVRARAGVSIGAASAPRDGGTLQTLMQVADQRLYRVKQERRRAANPPPGDRNGLLVNRPGTLGVP from the coding sequence GTGAACGAGCGCCGCCGCAGGATGCAGCTCGGCGCGGCCTTGCACGTCGTCTCGCACGGGGTCGGCGTCATCTACTGCCTCATGACGCTCCGCCAGCCGAACCGGGACCTCATGCTCGCGGCCTACGGCTGCGGAATGGGGGCTGGCACCGCGGGCTTGTGGGCAGCGAGGACGGTGACCACGAAGGCGGCCGGCTACCGCGTCTCGTTCGCCATCCTGCTGGTCACGCTCATCGTGGCCTCGTCGAGCGTGCACTGGGACGGCGGCGCCGCCTCACCCGCCGCCCTGGGCTTCGTGACCACCGCCGTGTTCGTCGCCAGCTACATGCCACACCTGCGCCTGATGATCGCGCTCGAGGCGCTCACTGTCGGGTCCTACCTTGCCGTGGCCGTCACCGGAGAACCGACTCGGCCCGGTCACCTCTTCATCTACGTCGCCGCCATGGTCGTGCTGATCTCGGTCTGCTCCACGCAGGCGCGGAAACTGGCACGGCAACGTTCACAGCTACGTTCTCTCGCGACACTGGACCCGCTCACCGGCGCCCTGAACCGGCGCGGCCTGGCCGAGTTCACTGAGCCGCTGTTCCGGAGAAGGTGTCGCCCCGGACCGTCCATCCTCTGCCTGGACCTGGACGACTTCAAGCTCGTCAACGACCGCCTCGGGCATGCCGCCGGCGACGAACTGCTGCGGTGGATCGTGGCGGCGACGCGCGAGGTGCTGCGCGCCGAGGACGCGATCGCACGGGTCGGCGGTGACGAGTTCGTCGTCGTCCTGGTCGACGCGGACGAGGCCACCGCCCGGACCGTCATGACCCGAATCGACGCGGCGGTGCGCGCGCGTGCCGGTGTGAGCATCGGCGCGGCCAGTGCTCCCCGGGACGGGGGCACCCTTCAGACCCTGATGCAGGTGGCTGACCAGCGCCTTTATCGTGTGAAACAGGAACGTCGCCGGGCCGCGAACCCGCCGCCGGGAGACCGCAACGGCCTGCTGGTCAACCGCCCGGGCACCCTCGGCGTGCCGTAG
- a CDS encoding 50S ribosomal protein L36 has translation MKVRSSLRGLKRKMNSMVVRRRGKVFVINKANPRQKARQG, from the coding sequence ATGAAGGTCCGAAGCTCGCTGCGAGGGCTGAAGCGGAAGATGAACTCGATGGTGGTACGCCGAAGGGGCAAGGTCTTCGTGATCAACAAGGCCAACCCGCGGCAGAAGGCCCGCCAGGGCTGA
- a CDS encoding MarR family winged helix-turn-helix transcriptional regulator: MSAADVPIERRRPGAAAGGPISHAIFRLARIHRMTAGQLLREVGLHPGQELLMMRLWESGPQRQTDLADEFDTDSASMTRTVQRLERAGYVRRVPDPDDRRATRVEPTPASLVLRKQVERIWADLERRTVGRMAPDEQRDALRIVHQLEDNLTAHEPDSERSVSR; the protein is encoded by the coding sequence ATGAGCGCAGCGGATGTGCCGATCGAGCGACGGCGACCCGGCGCCGCCGCGGGCGGGCCGATCAGCCACGCGATCTTCCGGCTGGCCCGGATCCACAGAATGACCGCCGGACAACTGCTCCGCGAGGTCGGGCTCCACCCCGGCCAGGAACTGCTGATGATGCGACTGTGGGAGTCAGGGCCGCAGCGTCAGACCGATCTCGCCGACGAGTTCGACACCGACTCGGCCAGCATGACCCGCACCGTGCAGCGCCTCGAACGGGCCGGCTACGTACGCCGCGTCCCGGACCCCGACGACCGCCGCGCAACCCGCGTGGAACCCACCCCGGCCAGCCTTGTCCTCCGCAAGCAGGTCGAACGCATCTGGGCAGACCTCGAACGCCGTACGGTCGGCCGGATGGCCCCGGACGAACAACGCGATGCGCTCCGCATCGTGCACCAACTGGAAGACAACCTCACAGCGCACGAGCCGGACTCCGAGCGCAGCGTCAGCCGTTAG
- a CDS encoding GNAT family N-acetyltransferase → MDVELRVVRSDDAARLAALLTQLGYPVQEPEVTERLTYWFGDPASLLIGADVRGDLAGVAALHVIPMLEATGRWARLAALVVDERYRGKGVGRSLVEAAETRAREMGCRYMEIASSRRRVQAHRFYRSLGYEDVCERSARFIKYLLR, encoded by the coding sequence ATGGACGTGGAGCTGAGGGTTGTGCGCTCGGACGATGCAGCTCGCTTGGCCGCACTGCTGACCCAGCTCGGCTACCCGGTCCAGGAACCCGAGGTGACTGAACGATTGACCTACTGGTTCGGAGACCCCGCGAGCCTCCTCATCGGAGCCGACGTCCGTGGCGACCTTGCCGGCGTTGCCGCCCTGCACGTCATTCCGATGCTGGAAGCCACGGGCAGGTGGGCCCGTCTCGCCGCGTTGGTTGTCGACGAGAGGTACCGGGGCAAGGGCGTCGGACGAAGCCTGGTGGAGGCTGCCGAAACCCGAGCCCGAGAGATGGGATGTCGGTACATGGAGATCGCTAGCAGCCGTCGGCGCGTCCAGGCTCATCGGTTCTACCGCAGCCTGGGATATGAGGATGTCTGTGAGAGATCCGCTCGCTTCATCAAGTACCTGCTGCGGTAG
- a CDS encoding pirin family protein, with the protein MSLHVPQQQDPGDPRYKLADARRPAEAPRVDVLSPREVPLGGLRAMSVRRTLPQRARTLIGAWCFADHYGPDDVTATGGMEVPPHPHTGLQTVSWLFSGEIEHRDSLGSHAFIRPGELNLMTGGYGIAHSEVSTPHATIIHGVQLWVALPEEHRNAARDFQHYVPVPVQVDGAEIRVFLGSLAEDASPVRTFTPLLGAEITLEPRAAITLAVETSFEHGLLVDSGHVRVADTLLRPAELGYVGPGAGTLALANMSDGPARTILLGGTPFEEEIVMWWNFIGRTHEDIVQARADWEASSDRFGVVKGYPGDRLRAPALPNATIMPRRNPPRRLRSKGTP; encoded by the coding sequence ATGTCACTGCACGTCCCTCAACAACAGGATCCCGGTGATCCGCGCTACAAGCTGGCGGACGCCCGGCGGCCGGCTGAGGCGCCGCGGGTCGACGTGCTTTCCCCGCGGGAGGTACCCCTGGGCGGGCTGCGGGCGATGTCCGTGCGGCGGACGCTGCCGCAGCGGGCCCGTACGTTGATCGGAGCCTGGTGCTTCGCTGATCACTACGGTCCCGACGACGTCACCGCGACCGGTGGCATGGAGGTCCCCCCGCATCCGCACACCGGCCTGCAGACGGTGAGCTGGCTGTTCAGCGGGGAGATCGAGCACCGCGACAGTCTGGGCAGTCACGCCTTCATCCGGCCCGGTGAGCTGAACCTCATGACGGGCGGGTACGGCATCGCCCACTCGGAGGTCTCCACTCCGCACGCCACCATCATCCACGGCGTCCAGTTGTGGGTGGCCCTGCCCGAAGAGCACCGCAACGCTGCCCGGGACTTTCAGCACTACGTACCCGTACCCGTGCAGGTCGACGGGGCCGAGATCAGGGTATTCCTGGGCTCGCTCGCCGAGGACGCTTCCCCGGTGCGGACGTTCACACCGCTGCTCGGCGCCGAGATCACCCTCGAACCGCGTGCGGCGATCACACTCGCCGTGGAGACCAGCTTCGAGCACGGCCTTCTCGTGGACAGCGGGCACGTACGCGTGGCCGACACCCTGCTACGCCCGGCGGAACTGGGCTATGTCGGCCCCGGCGCCGGCACCCTGGCGCTGGCGAACATGTCGGACGGCCCGGCGCGGACGATCCTGCTCGGCGGCACTCCGTTCGAGGAGGAGATCGTCATGTGGTGGAACTTCATCGGCCGCACCCACGAGGACATCGTCCAGGCCCGAGCAGACTGGGAGGCGTCCTCCGACCGCTTCGGCGTCGTCAAGGGATATCCGGGGGACCGCCTTCGGGCGCCCGCCCTGCCTAATGCCACCATCATGCCGCGCCGGAATCCTCCGCGCCGGCTCCGTTCGAAAGGAACCCCATGA
- a CDS encoding GNAT family N-acetyltransferase yields MSQPSAAAIVERVDAKHRYEILVDGKRAGLTAYRDRGQQRVFFHTEVDDAFAGQGLAAQLVQEALTDVRASGKRIVPVCPYVAKFLKKHDEFADITDPVTSDVLQWLEGELG; encoded by the coding sequence ATGAGCCAGCCGTCTGCCGCTGCGATCGTCGAGCGGGTCGATGCCAAGCATCGGTACGAGATCCTGGTCGACGGTAAGCGCGCCGGCCTGACCGCGTACCGCGACCGCGGTCAGCAACGGGTCTTCTTCCACACCGAAGTCGACGACGCCTTCGCCGGCCAGGGCCTGGCCGCTCAGCTGGTCCAGGAGGCGCTCACCGACGTGCGCGCCTCCGGGAAGCGGATCGTGCCCGTCTGCCCCTACGTGGCCAAGTTCCTGAAGAAACATGACGAGTTCGCCGATATTACCGACCCGGTGACCTCCGATGTCCTGCAATGGCTGGAGGGCGAACTGGGCTGA